A part of Bufo bufo chromosome 7, aBufBuf1.1, whole genome shotgun sequence genomic DNA contains:
- the LOC121007553 gene encoding uncharacterized protein LOC121007553, translating to MREVANSAKNANLGMNVPCVAGAMGLADVLEVVDKGGGIVLQKGQTPVRVERMVGHLNRYPNQELAEFLYSGFKFGFHIPSHPLPVLEKRKNLRSALQFPDIVTGKLAKEVSLGRMDGPFVTSPISNLRVSPLGLIPKKEPNKFRLIHHLSFPKGASVNEGIDPELCSVVYASFDAAVEWVRKLGPGTLLAKCDIEAAFRLLPVHPDSLYLLGCFWNGAYFVDRCLPMGCSISCAYFERFSSFLEWVVVQESGCHSVIHYLDDFLCLGPGGSRVCSLLLSTLQSVFECFGVPLAVDKTVGPATELSFLGIVIDTQRMECRLPVDKVSDLRTEVAAALTAKKIRLRDLQSLLGKLNFACRILPMGRIFSRRLASATGGVVSPHHFIRLGSELKGDLKVWDSFLKQFNGRALVMGGVVDAFDFELFTDAAGGAGFGAYCEGQWCAGRWPESWVRKGWVKNVALLELFPIVLAVTLWGEKFRHKKVRFHCDNLGVVQAINSVTASSPPVICLLQQLVLRCLSLNAWVFAVHVPGSSNCIADALSRFQWERFRQLAPEASQVGLVCPESLWEILEVMPRY from the coding sequence atgaggGAAGTTGCAAATTCGGCCAAAAATGCAAATTTAGGCATGAATGTTCcgtgtgtggcgggggccatggggctagcagatgttttagaggtggtagacaaagggggggggatagTTTTGCAAAAGGGGCAGACCCCAGTGCGAGTGGAAAGGATGGTGGGGCATCTAAATAGATATCCGAACCAGGAGTTAGCTGAATTTTTGTATTCAGGGTTTAAGTTCGGTTTTCATATACCTTCACACCCGTTACCAGTCTTAGAGAAGCGGAAGAATTTGCGCTCGGCATTGCAGTTCCCGGACATAGTGACAGGAAAGTTAGCTAAAGAGGTTTCCCTAGGGAGGATGGATGGTCCGTTTGTTACATCACCCATCAGTAACTTGCGAGTTTCCCCTTTGGGTTTGAtccctaagaaggagcctaataAATTTAGGCTCATCCACCATTTATCATTCCCtaagggtgcgtcggtcaatgagggcatTGACCCGGAACTTTGTTCTGTGGTTTATGcttcctttgatgcggctgtggaaTGGGTAAGGAAGCTGGGTCCGGGTACCCTGTTGGCAAAATGTGACATTGAAGCGGCATTTCGGTTGTTGCCAGTTCACCCGGATAGTTTGTATTTACTGGGTTGTTTTTGGAATGGCgcatattttgtggataggtgtttgccaatgggctgTTCAATATCGTGTGCATATTTTGAGCGTTTTAGTTCTTTTCTGGAGTGGGTGGTGGTTCAGGAATCAGGTTGTCACTCTgtcattcattatttggatgatttcctgTGTTTGGGGCCGGGGGGATCTAGGGTTTGTTCGTTGTTGTTATCCACATTACAGTCTGTTTTTGAGTGTTTTGGAGTCCCGTTAGCggtggacaaaacggtggggccgGCTACTGAGCTAAGCTTTTTGGGTATTGTCATAGATACAcagcggatggagtgtaggctaccAGTAGACAAAGTGTCAGATTTAAGAACAGAGGTGGCGGCGGCATTGACAGCAAAAAAGATTCGTCTGCGGGACCTGCAGTCTTTGTTGGGCAAATTAAATTTTGCATGCAGAATCCTACCTATGGGCCGCATTTTTAGTAGGAGGTTGGCTTCGGCGACAGGAGGGGTGGTGTCTCCCCACCATTTTATTAGACTAGGCAGTGAGTTGAAAGGGGATTTGAAAGTTTGGGATTCCTTTTTAAAACAGTTTAATGGCAGAGCATTAGTTATGGGGGGGGTGGTTGATGCGTTTGATTTCGAATTGTTTACGGATGCTGCGGGTGGAGCGGGTTTTGGGGCGTACTGTgaagggcagtggtgtgcgggtcggTGGCCTGAGTCCTGGGTACGAAAAGGGTGGGTAAAAAACGTGGCATTGTTGGAACTCTTCCCCATTGTGTTGGCAGTCACGCTCTGGGGGGAGAAGTTTCGGCACAAGAAGGTTCGTttccattgtgacaacttgggagTTGTGCAAGCCATCAACAGTGTAACGGCTTCTTCCCCCCCAGTTATTTGCCTATTGCAGCAGTTGGTTCTCCGGTGCTTGTCCCTTAATGCTTGGGTGTTTGCGGTGCATGTGCCTGGTTCCTCTAACTGTATAGCTGACgcactttctcg